The Desulfovibrio fairfieldensis sequence CATGTACGCGAATGCTACCATCAAGTCCGCGAGGAACAGCTCAAGATCCTGCCCTTCGCGGCATTCGATGAAGTCACACAATGCGTGCCGCGCCGCCCCGGATGCTATCTGCCTGAAAAATTTTTCTTCTATCCCGCCCAGTTCTGGTTGCATAAAAACCATGTAGGACTGACTCGGGCAGTCGCCCGGCTCAAAATCGAGATTCCCGATCTTGTGGTAGTGGCGGCGGGCAACACAAAACAAAACGGCTTTGAACCCTTCATGGCGATTCTCAATAGCGAAGGTTTAGGACAGCATTTCATTTTGCCCGGCTATCTTCCGGTGGAAGAGCTGGCATGGTGCTATCATCATGCACGAGCACTTGTCATGCCAACCTTTTTCGGCCCCACCAACATTCCGCCGCTTGAGGCCATGGCCCTAGGGTGCCCGTTGGCTGTTTCAAATATTTACGGCATGCCGGATCAATGCGGCAACGCGGCGCTCTATTTCAAACCGGATGACTCTGCCGACATGGCTCATGTTCTGCACCGACTCTGGACGGACGATGCCTTGTGTCTTGACCTCAAAAAAAAAGGATTAAGCCGCACACACTTATACAATATTTCAAATTTCAAAAAGCAGGTGCTGCGCATAGTGCAGGGAGTATGTTCTGCGCTATATTCATAAATTTATCACTAAGTTATGATACATAATTAAAGATATTGGTAATATAAATATAATATTTTATATTATCTACACACTATGGAGGTGGAGATGCTATGAGTAAAGAAGTACGCGATATATTAGAGATACACCAAAAAAGCGGAAAAATTGTCTCTATGCTTGAACAACAGTATCGTGAACAGGCATATCGTAAATATCTTGAAGCGGGAAGAGTACCTTGGTCTGAAGGTTACAATGTTGCCCACGATATTTTCGTACGGAAAACGTTGAACTCACGCAACCTAATGCAAATTTTTGCTGACTCTTGCGCGTCCCTTCCCCCGAACTATGGTCAAAATCTAGATGAGCGGATAGTAGAATGGCCTTGGATTCTGACGCATCTTCCCCCCAAAAGTTACCGCATTTTGGATGCCGGATCCGCCATGAACCATGAACATGTACTATCCTACCCAGTATGGAAGAATAAAAAGCTGGATATTATGACCTTGGCTCCAGAAGCATTCTGCGCGTGGAAGCAGGGTATCTCCTATATTTTTCACGACTTACGGGATACGCCCTATCGCGACGAAGAATTTGATGTTATTATCTCGGTCTCTACCCTCGAACATGTCGGCATGGACAACCGGCAGTATGATGGCCATAGCTGTGAACATTCGTTGAATGATGTTTTTAGGGTATTGCATGAATTTCAAAGGATTCTTAAACCATGGGGTACACTACTTTTTACTGTTCCTTTTGGAAGATACGAAGATCACGATAAATTTCAACAATTTGACTCTGACCTACTAGAACGGTGTGCTAAAGCTTTTGCACCAATCTCCAGACAGGAAACATTTTTTCTGTATACAAAAGAGGGATGGAAAAAGGCCGTACGCGAAGATTGCAGTGAAGCTCGATATGCTTTTCCCCATGTTGAGAATGGCAGATTAGAGGATAACGCTGCGGCAGCCCGCTGTGTTGCCTGCTGCGAATGGCATAAAAAAGGATCATCCTAACATCGCCTTTGAATGGTCACGGAGCAGATTCTTGTGGCTAACGGCCGATTCTGTATTCATGGAAGGTATCACAGGATTAATCCCCACGACATTTTTACAAGACACTAGTTTATTAAACTTTTGCCTCGAACTTCATCGTTATCCCCGATTGTGGGTGCAGACTTAACAACTTTTCCAGAAAGGTTTATTGATGAGTGAAACAGAAAGACAAGAGGGCCATGACATCGGCAAGGATATGACGACATGGCTGCAAAATATGCCTGAGATAGAAAAGCCAAAGGCCAGCTTAAGGTTGCGCAGACTTTTAGGGAAAATCCTGCAAAAGGGAGATACGCCACTTGCCGTAAAATTAGGCGGTTTGGTGGCCGCGCACGGCTTGCAGGCGCCGGGCCTGCATTACCTCGTGGCCTTGGCCATGCTGAAAGATGGTCGCCCCTACTCTGCCCAAGCAGCGTTGGCGCTCTCAGAGAGCCAAGATTATCCTCAAGAATCAGCCGAACTGGCTTTGGAGATCAAAAACTATCTGACCAGACTAAACTTACCACTGCAGGCATCATACGGGAATTTGACATGTACGAATCTCGCATATGCGAATCGCTATCTAGGGCAACGCTGTTTTATTCTTGGCAACGCACCTTCCCTAAAAAACCATAACCTCAAATTATTATGCCATGATGTTGTCTTCTCAGTCTCCAATGGCTACCTCCATTCCGATTATGCGATATATAGACCACACTTTCACTGCCTACCTACGATCCCTTATGATGAAATGCGCCTGACACACGATCATGCGGCCAAATGGCTGGCCGATATGGACGAGAAGATTTGGGACGCCACCATAACTCTCAGCGTGGCGGACTTCACGCTTGCGCATGAACGGGGTATTTTTGCCAACAGGTCACACCTCTGCATGGATATGAGCCTACCGTGGCAAGCATTGCCACTAAACCCCTGTGATATTTGCGGACCAATGTCCGGTGTGCAAAGTGTGCCTATCATGGCACTGATGTTAGCCTTCTTTATGGGCTTTGAGAAAATATATCTTCTTGGAATTGATCACACTGATTTGATAACAAGACGATACAATTATTTTTATAAAAAAAGTATGAATACAGGGCTTGAGAGAGGTGTTGACACTAAAGGTAACATTACAGATGACAATTTTACTTTAATCAAGTGTATGTATAAACTTTTTTCACAGTATAGTTTCTTAAAAAATGAATCAATCAAACGCAATACACATATATACAATACAAATCCACACAGTTTTCTCGATATATTTCCACTTGTCGAATATAATCATCTTTTTTAATTAGTTAAAATATAAAATTATTATTCAAATATGAAATAGAATATTACGATATTGATTCTATTTCAGGGTCGTCACCACAGTCATAAACTGACGGAGAAGATCATGAAAAAAGTATTAGTTACCGGAGCTGATGGTTTTATCGGTTCTCATCTTGTGGAATTTTTGCTGAATAAGGGATATGATGTTCGCGCCTTTGTCCTGTATAACTCTTGGGGCAAATGCGGCTGGCTGGACACGTTACCTGCTCATATACTCAACGATCTTGATATCTTCAGCGGCGATGTGCGTGATCCCAATGGGGTGCGCATGGCCCTTCGCGGCTGTGGTAGTGTACTGCACTTAGCAGCTCTAATCGGCATCCCTTACTCTTATAATTCTCCAGACTCCTATGTAGACACCAACATCACCGGTACACTCAATATTCTGCAGGCTGCACGAGATCTGGAGATAGACCGTGTGGTTCACACCTCCACTAGTGAGGTCTATGGTACCGCGCAGCAGGTGCCTATTACTGAAGACCACCCTTTACAGGCCCAATCCCCTTACGCTGCGACTAAAATTGCCGCCGACCAATTGGCTTTGTCGTTTTACCGTAGCTTCGGACTACCCATCAGCATATTGCGCCCCTTCAATACCTACGGTCCGCGTCAGTCAGCTCGGGCAGTCATTCCATCCATTATCAACCAAATTTCTTCCGGCATGCGCACGTTGCATTTAGGGGCGCTGCATCCTACGCGCGATTTTAGTTTTGTGACCGATACCACTGCGGCTTTTGAGGC is a genomic window containing:
- a CDS encoding glycosyltransferase family 4 protein; the encoded protein is MKTRIAVYSRTRSFWGGSFQYAKAFVEALAGLDPNFFEVQVWHEDDGDWKELCSRLNFPGHILGTYKFPPQFLPVAKKILEALKNIGEDDDAHRGSLLTSLLPFSEDAAIDVYRPHVVISPQMGCPRYVKGARHIGVIHDLMHRYESRFPEVGTPTEIAMRESLFQGMVSRCETILVDSHTGLCHVRECYHQVREEQLKILPFAAFDEVTQCVPRRPGCYLPEKFFFYPAQFWLHKNHVGLTRAVARLKIEIPDLVVVAAGNTKQNGFEPFMAILNSEGLGQHFILPGYLPVEELAWCYHHARALVMPTFFGPTNIPPLEAMALGCPLAVSNIYGMPDQCGNAALYFKPDDSADMAHVLHRLWTDDALCLDLKKKGLSRTHLYNISNFKKQVLRIVQGVCSALYS
- a CDS encoding class I SAM-dependent methyltransferase, whose translation is MSKEVRDILEIHQKSGKIVSMLEQQYREQAYRKYLEAGRVPWSEGYNVAHDIFVRKTLNSRNLMQIFADSCASLPPNYGQNLDERIVEWPWILTHLPPKSYRILDAGSAMNHEHVLSYPVWKNKKLDIMTLAPEAFCAWKQGISYIFHDLRDTPYRDEEFDVIISVSTLEHVGMDNRQYDGHSCEHSLNDVFRVLHEFQRILKPWGTLLFTVPFGRYEDHDKFQQFDSDLLERCAKAFAPISRQETFFLYTKEGWKKAVREDCSEARYAFPHVENGRLEDNAAAARCVACCEWHKKGSS
- a CDS encoding NAD-dependent 4,6-dehydratase LegB; its protein translation is MKKVLVTGADGFIGSHLVEFLLNKGYDVRAFVLYNSWGKCGWLDTLPAHILNDLDIFSGDVRDPNGVRMALRGCGSVLHLAALIGIPYSYNSPDSYVDTNITGTLNILQAARDLEIDRVVHTSTSEVYGTAQQVPITEDHPLQAQSPYAATKIAADQLALSFYRSFGLPISILRPFNTYGPRQSARAVIPSIINQISSGMRTLHLGALHPTRDFSFVTDTTAAFEAVLRCPEAVGRVLNGGSGFEISILNVANLIAARMGAEIKITCDTDRLRPKKSEIERLCADNNQLRTITNWEPEFCGLEGFSRGIDRTIDWFTREGNIVQRKNRYII